gggagaaaaaaaacaaaaaaaaaaaccggaGCCTACACTGTCACACGTGTGGCGAGCAGAAAGAAATCGAGTGCATCAGTTTTTGGCCTGGCTTTCTGTGCCGTTTAAAGCTTAGGCTGCATAGCTGCTGAATAACTCAACCCAATGCGCTCATGAACTAGCAGCACCATTAACGACATGCTTGACTTGAATGCACCCTGCACTTTCATAGCAGAGGCAGAACCGCTCCGCTGGACTACGTGCCGCGGCAAACGCACACCCGCCAGCGACACGAATGGAAAAAGCCATCCGAGCTTCCCTCATCTGAGCTCCGGCACATCTTCCAGCCCGGGGTCAAGAGTTAGCGCGGATTAAACCAAACTCACACCAAACCGGACTTTATTAAGCACAAACTGATGCAGACAGATGCTCCTGGCACCAACAGTGATTGATTTTATTGAATGAAACTGTCATTTTGCCTGTGGATGGTCATTCAGCTGTGACACAAACACGCTAAGAAAAGGTTAAATTAACGTAAAATATGGAAGCAAGTGGTTAAAATGGTGAAGCTTCGAGAAGAGACACGGTGTCAGAAAACACATACCGACATTGGGGTCCACCTTGGCTCCGTTCAGGGTCTGGATGAGCTCCCCGAGGCTTTTCTTGTCGCCGTTCATCTTCCAGTTCCCACCAACGAAGAATTTCCTTGTCATGTTTGCGTTTTTTGGGGGGAGACGTTTGCTGATGAGTTAACCGGTACCGAAAGCCCACCGGGGTCCTTCTCGTCTGGGGTAAGAGAGCGGACGTAAATGGGCAGCTGGGGGTATTTATAAACGCAGAGGTTTaacccctcctcttcctcaacgCCATTGGTTCATGCTGGTACGCCCGTAAAACGCGTTTCTGCCTCATtttgaggaagaggaagaggggaATGTCATGCTGCGTTCAAGTGCTATGGGGAAAATTCAATCTCACATCACCTGTtagagaggagaaacaagcaaaatcAAACAGATTTGAAGTGAACCAATAGAGAAAGAGTTACTAGAGTCGTgtaattttcattcattttttgtttttagtttactttaattatttcagtttattctgaataaatgttcagttttagtTTACTTAAAATCGTTTAATGTTAGCTTTTCTTAAATATAGATATTTAGGGTTGTACAGGGTTGTCAGGGGCATGGCCTATATATATGCTATTGCATAATTATTGCATATGAGCTTGAGTaatatcccattcttaatccataggatttaatatgatgtcagctcaccctttgcagctatgacagcttcaactcttctgggaaggcttcccacaaggtttaggagtgtgttttttgagaatttttgaccattcttccagaagcgcatttgtgaggtcagacactgatattgGACGAGagggcctggctcacagtctctgctctaattcatcccaaaggtattCTATCAGGTTGACGTCAGGAGTCTGTGagggccagtcaagttcttccacgctcatccatgtctttatggacctgctttgtgcactggagcacagtcatgttggaacaggaaggagccatcgccaaactgttcccacaaagttgggagcatgaaattgtccaaaatgtctcagtatgctgaagcattaagatttcctttcactggaactaaggggctgagcccaattcctgaaaaacaaccccacaccataatccccctctaccaaactttacacttggtcaggggtgaaagtagttttaaattctagTTTTGAATTCTTGCCagtactatgacaaaaacataaatgcacacacagaaattagAATCATTTGACAATGtagaatatatttttgttgttaaggaactgagacgtttacacacactgtacactaacacaactgatgaccacctccacgcattctggctctgtccacaatacaaaacttctggaaagaaataatcaccaaactttctcaaacctcaGTCCCCTTGGCAACCTCTGTGTTTTGGAGGTGAATGCGCTCTCGTGTAGCGTAAATGAGATCTCTGGTCATTAGCAGTGTTttcgagctgtgctgtgttgttgaaattgagcagaataacatgaaacacaattagttaatctctatttgcttttaattgagatATTTTGTAACAAGCAGACCAACATTAAACGTAGTggtgaacgttttaacctgttaactggttAACACGctctacagcaatgacactggaaggtcatttggactggagaagtgcaGTCGGATGgtgacaaagagagggaaggtagtcataactgaggggattgcactaccagaaggcaacattgacagacacaacaacaagtaccttggaatcccacagacaAATAGGAACCAtaaagaggccgctaggaaagctgcaactaccaagtaaggcaagtcctgcgGAGTCAGCTGagtgggaagaacaagatccaggcaatcaacacctatgccctgtcAGTTGTCAGATAttctgctgggataataaggaAATAGAAACCACTGACACCAAGagaagaaagctccttaccatgcactGAAGGTTACCCCCCAAATCCAGTACTCTGAGACTGTACACtaggctgaggactagtgaggACTATCCTGgaagaaacaacaaagatccatgagtacatcgtgaagatggccacaaatgatcatgtgcttagtgaatacctcaggcagcagaaacccaagaaagaatgGGAACATGGAAGAACAGGCCCCTGAAAAGaatgtaccactggcagatagaaaTGGTGGCCGAtacagaaaaatcctaccaatggctggacaaagctgggctgaaagacaATACTAATCacggcagcacaggaacaagctctaagcacaagattgagAAAGGccggggtctaccacacaaggcaagaccccaggtggagactgtgcagagatgcccctgggACAATCCAGtgcataacagcagggtgcaagatgctagcaggcaaggcatacatggaacgccataccCAAGCGGCCAGCATAGTATATGGTGAAGCCTATACTATGCTAGTGTGAAATGTAGGCAGGTAATGTGCTATGAAAAGCACCAAGAAAGACAACCATAAAGACAATTTCACAGTGTtagaatacagaaaaaaaactagGAGAATGTAACTCATTGTGTAGAAATAAAGACCAGATTTATCTTTATACAGTTGTGGGTGGCTTCTCTTTATGAAAAGCCTTCTTGACAAATATCTAAGAGCATTAATTCCTAAATGTTTAGTCAAACATTTAAGTACTAGAATACCAGGCACAGATACTTTTGTTATGGTGTTCTCACGTAGCCTTCAAATACGATGTCAGaaattataaaaacatataGAAATATACAgtcataatatatatatacatatatatactcAAAACACCCACTGGAACTCTTTTAATATAAGCAAAATAATCGCATTTTATTAACGATACCCTGaacatcagccaatcacaatgTTGCTATAGTATGTCGTCACGAAGAGGGTGGGACTTGCGCCACCATGATAATAGATGTTAAAGAGTGACATTAAAGTGTTGCGGATCACATAGATTCTTAATTTTAAGAGCAGGTAGATGAAAGTTAAGCCCAGGTTATAGGTTTTATTGAAATATCTCAAACTCTCAGTGTTATGTGTACGTTCTGTCAAACTGTAAGATATATAATAGTCTTTAAGACTGAAACCTTATATACATTTACCATGCGCTTTATTAGATACATATTGCCAGTACTAAATTGGCCCCCCTTTAACTCTTCGTGGTACAGATTTAACAAAGTGCTGCAAACATTCAGATTTCGGTCCgtactgacatgatagcatcacacagctgctgcagatgtgtcaGTCCTGTTCCACCACGTCTCCAAAGGTGCTCcgctggactgagatctggtgactgtggaggccgtttgagtgCAGTAAACTCATTGTTATGTTCAAAGAAcagagatgatctgagctttgttaCAATGCGTGATAAAAGGAGAATGTTATAGGGGTAAAACAAGGTAAACGAGGAAGAttcactgtggcgacccctaaagggagcagtcaAAAGAAGAAGTTCATACATTTTGTCTCGTTTTAATAAACTTTCGGTACTGATATCTGTGATTTAAGCCTTTATTTCCTCTGACTGCCATAATTCATCTACAACGCGGGTTTACGGTACCTTGCTACCAAATCATACATAGTATCATAAAAGTACGACTCATTTCATGACGatcagccatttgattggctgtGACGACACAAATCCCACCTACATCATGACGTCTATTAAAGAAAtgttgtgattggctgatacTCAGGCCAGTTTTAAAGGATTTGCATATCCGGCATGCACAGCGCTAAAAGTGAGCATTTATACTCATAAAGAATAATTCTCAAGGGGTTTGAGTGGGTATTCttaatgtatatatacatagatATATGGTGACTGCatattttgatatgttttcatAATTTCTGACCGCGTGTTTGGCCGTTGTAGGCTAACACCATAAGAACAGTATCCGTGCCTGGTGCTCTAGTACTCAGAAGCTTTCGTTGCTCAGACAGGAATCTTTGCTCTTAGATATTTGTCTAGAAGGTTTCTCATAAAGAGAAGCccacattttgtttaaaaagaaaacaaaatagtaATAAAATACTCAGTAAACAAATCAACAAGGAAACATTTATGTTTCGCAGTTACTTTCTGTGATATGGCAAGAGGTTAGATATTGCGCTACGTTTGTTATTCCGTGGCGTGCTGGTGTATTGTTTGTGCTCTCACTGAGCAAGTTTAACTACCTATATGAACATTTTACTGGTCATTTAGTTGCGCATACTGCAcgtgcaaatatctaatcatccAATAACACGACAGGAACTCGGTGTATTTcgggcatgtagacatggtgaaGATGAGCTGCTCACCCTcagaagaaatgtgatttaagtgactttgagccatgaagaattaaagcaatgCTGAAGGctaaagggggtccaacctggtaccgGCAATGTTCCTAATAAAGCGcatgttaaatatatatataaggctTCAGTCTTGGAGGCTTTCATTAATCTTGTAGTTTGAGAGGAAGTACATACAACTCTGGTAGTTTGTGTTGTTACAATAAAATCTATAATCTGAGCCAAATATTTATCTGACTGCTCTTATAAAACTATGTGATCCGCAACACTGTTCAATATCAACGTTTAACATCCACTATGTGTACAAGTATGAGCTGTGGCTGAGAGTCGTGACGAACCACTGTTTGATTGGCCATCGTGGCGCAAGTCCCACCCCCTTCGTGACGATTTACTATAGCAACATTGTGATTGGCGGATGTTCAGGATAGCGTAAAATGGATAAAGTGCGCTCTTGTATAAAAGTgcggtttatatatatatatatatatatatatatatatatatatatatatatatatatatatatatatatatatatatattcttttttttaaatcatttctgaCATCGTATTTGAAGGCTACATGAGAACACCATAACAAAAGTATCTGTGCCTGCTATTCTAGTACTTAAATGTTTGACTAAACATTTAGGAATTTTTGCTCTTAGATATTTGTCAAGAAGACTTTTCATAAAGAGATGTCACTCACCCACAActgtttaaaattaaagctgTGCTTTATTTCTATGCTTCTCAATGAGTTATACTCTTCTAGTTTTTTTGTGTATTATAAAGCTGTGAGTTTGTCTCTATGGTTGTTCTCTTTGGTGCTTTTCATAGCACATCACCTGCCTACATTTCACACTAACATCTCAATCATCCCTTTCTAACTTTGACTCTGAGcagctcagcctgagctgtccttctgatatactcatttttAATCTTGTCCATTCAGGTCACTCTCAATgcaaatcttagcatcttcaattCTGCTACCCAGAGCTCTGCCTCATGTCTTTTTGTCAATGTGATAACCATACGAACCAaaccagttggttagccatcacaagtttgtctgtctgtatctggaagtcccagaggatcttagctcagtcattctctACTACCCTTGGAGGCTTATCCCATTTTGaactcaggacttccaggtcatactggGCACAGATgctcctgtatactatgctggcCGCTTGGTTAATGGTGAGGCAACAAGGGGCAaatgcacagtgacacagtCAATTATAAGATGTTCAAAACACTGCCCAACCCCTGGGACGGAGTACAGTGGTGCAGGCGTAATCACTTGGTTAGGCTAACTTGTCAACTGGCATCCTGTGATATGTTCTGATGCAGAGTGACATCCTGTTTCAATTGTGGTAAGAAACACACAATGATGTCTTTTGGAGAATGATAATGGGTAACACTTCATAATACAGTCCAGTTACCAACTGGAAGGttggaaggttggtagtttgatccctggctgccaGTCTGACTGCATGCCAAAATTAAACCCccagttgctcctgatgcatgtgaatatgtgtgtgactgtttgaTAGGAGACATAGACAAAAGTCCCTGCATGAATATGTCTGAATGAGAGATGCTGTATGAAGCTCTttgagtagagtagaaaagtgctctataagaaccagtccatctACCATTTACTAGCATTTATTGGCAATGTGACTGCTGGTAGAAGTAGCAGTAACACTGGTTCCTCCCTTGacttacaattttttttttttgtacctgagtaattcataggtcagtgttaaataggcttcaaaaacaaacaaacaaaaatcattcctctgaaaatggtcatgtAGAAGGAtgggactgaaaataagtgaaaaagcagccaatgtccaaagaaaacgttcaaagacctccagaaagccGGAAGAACTGTTGCTTAAAACTGGCCCCTTGGAAACAAActacaaagaaatgagtggcAACTTACGACTTTTGTAACATGCACATTAATTTCTCCATGTAACTTGTAACTGACAGAGTTACAATTTTCCCAATTCATAAACCTTTCACTGCTGAGTCGGTTTTAGTTCAGCGCTCCAGTGCTTCTCTACATGGCATTCTTTAACATGATGCTCCCTCTCCATTTTGAGATTCAAATGGAATTAgtattgtgtgtatgtgaacaCACAGCAGCCTCAAGTACGCCCATTGAAAATGAGACAAGACACTGAAAAAGTCTCTAAACCATTTATTGTTTCCTTACAGCTTTCCTGTCCTTATACCCATCAGCTGTGACACACAGTGTGATTAACATGTAATTAATTTACACTTTACTATTGGCAGGAAAACCAGCAAGAGAATGAATCATGCAAAAACCAGAGCGAGGTAAAAGCCACAGAGAAGTTAAGAGCAACACCAGTAAAAAGACAAATCTGATCAACATGAGCTGTCAcactgttttacacaaaaaaagtTCGTGAACTCTCAAGGTATAATCGTCAGTCTTTACAGCTTGAGCACTTGGTGTTGTGGCTGGTATTTACAGACTATAAGAAGTGGATTTAACTTTGAGTAGAGTACAGTGTGTGCCTGTTCCTTTTCTTTGTGGCAAAATGTACCCCccaaaataaaggaaaagatGTGAATGACATCATCACACAAATACTCTGAATGAAAAAGGGGAAGAGTACTAAGTGCTGATCACGAGGGATGAAGAACTGGCCCATCTGAATGGAGTTGGACTCTAATCCGATCACATTGCAGCTGCCCATATTTTATGCCCTGGCGTTGACGATGTCAACAAACTCTGGCTTCAGGGAGCCTTTTCCCACAATGAAACCATCAATATCCTTCTGGGTGGCAAGTTCTCTGCAGCTATCACCTCTCACAGAACCTGAGAAGATAAAGGGATGCATGAGAAGAGATCAATGTggaactcaaaaaaaaaaaaaaaacagctacttGGCACCACACTGACCTCCGTAGATGATCCTTACAGAGTTGGCTACAGGCTCGGATACATTGGTCTTCAGCCACTCCCTCACCTTCTCATGAATATTCTGAACCTGAGTTATCACACAGGAGATCTTATGTTGCAATATGTTGTAATCACAATAAGTTAAATATTCAGTGATTTCTAATATTTACGTGCTGTGGGGTGGCACTCTTCCCAGTGCCAATGGCCCACCCGGCCTCATAGGCGATCACGACTTTGCTCCAGTCCTTCACATTGTCTGTGAAAGTGACGTGCAATAAAACCTTATATGTCACAAGAGTTCAGATTCCCACCACACTGCAGTTTGCACAAACACCTACAGCAATGTGTGTTACAACGTTCCAGCTCTCATGTGCGTATAAAACCCCAGCGTAGCTGTGAGGAGCTGCGTACCTGCGATGGCTTTGGTCTGAGCAAAGATGACCTCATCTGTGATGCCTCTCTCCTTCTCATCCAGCGTCTCTCCAATGCAGACAATCACACCAAGACTGTTCTCCTGAGCGTGAGCTATCTTCTTACCAATCAGCTGGCAAGAGGCAATGGAGCAATGGTTTTGTGTCTTTTACTTGTTTTGAGGAATTCAATTCTTAACATTTGCTGGTGCAAAACTGAATGAACAGGATAAAAATGATCTGTAGTTACCTCATTACTCTCTCCAAAGATGTGGCGCCTCGTAGAGTGTCCCAGAATCACCCAGTTTATATCACAGTCCTTGATCATCGCAGGGCTGGAAGACCGGAATTATTTCAGTGAAGACAAACTGATCATGGTTTACTGGCTTAATAAACAGTATTATGACCTTGAATCATAATTTGTATTAGAATGTGACGGATGTTTTCTCCCTCACTGTATGAGGGTGCTGCTTTTCACAGTGGATCCAACCACTTTGACATCTCGTTCTGAAGCCTCAACTGTGCATATGGAGCTGTAATAAGACTGTCAGaccaaaaacacattaaaaatctAAATCTGACTTTAGGAGGAGTCACCCCAGTTCTACCATTACTGATTCTAATGAATCAACCTAGTTGAAAGTGAGGAAAGAGGGGAATCACTTTATGTAATTCTCTGCTTTTCCCTAAGATCCAGACCCTCTAGCACCCGGTGCTCATACCTGTAGAGTGATACCAAACAATTTACTTTATTCTGTCTTGagtaaaataaagtgaaagGTTTACCTGATCTCCCCAGTGAAGCCACCACTGGGAACTATGTAGCAGTTCTGAGCGGCCATGCCAAACTTGGGATCGAGCTTGGACCTGGTCATGTCCAGGTAGATTGTTGGAGCAGCACACACCACCTctatttaaagagaaaaaacaaataaacaatacTTGAGTTACAGTTATGTAGTCCATTTATTTATATCAAATACAGTTACtcgtaaaaaacaaatattagacCATCTTTCTTAACATCCATGAAATAGCAGAGCTATTCAGGTCAGACCagcaaaaatgtccttgttCTCAAACTGActggacaaaacaaaaatgctttcattctaaggtttttgtgtgttcacaTGTTATTAAAGATTCAGGAATTCTTGTAGCAGTACAATAAAAACCACAAGAAGCACTGGTTCAATATGAAGTACGGCTGGAAACATTTGCAGTAACTACAGTCTGCAGTGATCAAGCAGAGTACAGTAAAGTTAAGACACTGACATTCACATTTTAACTATATCTTTGGGGTTACAGGAGTATATATTAatctattaattaattaactggttattattggcttgCCAAAGGTGAGTCAGGTCCTGACATGAAGAAGACAGTGCAGATAGGGTGGAGcgggtggagacaagtgtcagaggtgatttgtgacagaaagatAGCAGCAAGACTGAAAGGGAAGATAAACTGATCATGGTTTATTGGCTTGccagagaggcaaggctgagatgctttggatatgcagaggagggatagtggatatattggggaaaagatgttgaagatggagctgccagacaggaggaaaagaggaagactgcagagaaggaggacatgcagaggggtgGTGTGAGAGAAGAGGATGGTAAGAaaagggtgagatggaggcaggtgatcAGCTGTGGTGACCCATAAAAGggatttgggggaggggggtctGCAGAAATTAGAATGCAGCTTTtcataaaacacacatttaatacAAATGTTACacaaataaaacctgaaaaggTGGACATTCtagttttctatttttttctcagttagaacctaaattaaatattaaatacagtCTGTTGAGCCATTAGAGGCGTCCTGCTCCTCTCTTGTTCTTAATCGGCAGTGTCCTCTTGATATTTTTGCaaatgtcattattttaaatatttatttacaagaGATGAAAGttattattttctacttttgatgtggcattatttaaaataatgtttgtttACAAGGATACTTggtattttctatttttcacaTGGCAATATTTCAAATAATTGATTTTGCTTGCAAGAAATCCAAGCTGTTATTTTCTGCTTCTACATTAAATCGAAGATGTGACTTTTTTCATTTCAAGTGCTGTGTGCTTTTACTTCAGTCTCTCGCAAACTGAGAAGAGTTGGCTGCAATGGTGCAACATGAAATAGCCAGCAATGGACACATGCAATATTGCCGGTTACACAGTTGTGCAGTACAGAGGAGGTATGTTGTATAAGAAGAGCACAAACTAAGAAATAGAGGGACAAGAATGGACCTAAAAAGGTACAAAGGCTTTGTCACTCCAGCTGTACCCTAGCGGAGTACAACATTGTACCTCTGAACCTCGAAATAATTTTGTACCTTATTGTCTGTACCTTTAAAAGAACACTTCTGTACCTGTAGTGACAAATATGTACCTTTATATACAGGTACAAACCTGTACCCATTAAAAAGGTACAAATTATGTACCTGATAaggtacagctggagcgacaaaGCCTTTTTAGGTCCATTCCTGTCCCTCTGTTTCTTAGTGTGCAGGTTGCCGCTGATGATATTTCACAAgaatacacagaaacacatactGAGAAATGCCCATGGTGTGAGACACTTGACCTTATTCTCAACATTTCTGCCTTATTCTGAAAATTAACATGACCTTTTTCTTGTTTCCATGTCAAGCAATATGTGCTTtgatttcagattttaaaatatctgATAAATAACCATAAGAGCTTCATCTTTATGTGCTTccttaaatgtttttatgcacTTGcataaaaaaggagaaaagagagtTGTGTCTTAATGAAGATTAATTACTGATTTGGCCTTGGATGTTGTTTAAAACTTGTGTTATACACAAGAAAGAGCTCGTGGTATCGTGAAAGAACAGCACCATTAACAATCAGCCTGACTTGTGTCCACGCTGCACTTTCACAGCTAAGAGCTGCTTGTTGGATTATGTGCCGCTGCAAATGCACACCTACCAACCGGACTAATGGAAAAAATCTCCTGAGTTTCCCCTCATCCATGCACCTGTTTGTCCTTCAGCCTGAGGTCATGAGTTAGCAGTTTAAAATGACCTCACTAACCCTGAATTTTTACAGATGCTCCtggtcattcatttttttttaatgaatgaaagaGCAGTTTTGACCATGGATGGACATTTGGTTGTGACATGAATACACagagaaattaaagttaaattaagttaagttaaatgaatgaaaaatagtgCAACAAGTGGCTAAAATGTTGAACCTTCAAAAGGAGAAAAGGTGTCAGAAGATACATACCGACACTGGGGTCCAGCTTGGCTTGGTTCAGGAGCTGAATGAGCTCCCCGATGCTTTTCTTGCTGCCGTTCATCTTCCAGTTTCCACAAACAAAGAATTTCCTGGTCATATTTGCTGGTTTTTGGGGACGTTTGCAGAGAATTAAAACTGTACCGAAAGCCTGCTGCGGTCTTTCTCATCTGGGGTAACAGAGCAGCTCTggatatttattaatgtatggCATTTaacccctcctcttcctcagtacCATTGGTTCATGCTGGCATGCCCATAAATGCATTTCTACTTCATTTTGGGGAAGAGGAAGG
This window of the Archocentrus centrarchus isolate MPI-CPG fArcCen1 chromosome 16, fArcCen1, whole genome shotgun sequence genome carries:
- the LOC115794270 gene encoding triosephosphate isomerase B-like — its product is MTRKFFVCGNWKMNGSKKSIGELIQLLNQAKLDPSVEVVCAAPTIYLDMTRSKLDPKFGMAAQNCYIVPSGGFTGEISPAMIKDCDINWVILGHSTRRHIFGESNELIGKKIAHAQENSLGVIVCIGETLDEKERGITDEVIFAQTKAIADNVKDWSKVVIAYEAGWAIGTGKSATPQHVQNIHEKVREWLKTNVSEPVANSVRIIYGGSVRGDSCRELATQKDIDGFIVGKGSLKPEFVDIVNARA